The following proteins are co-located in the Melanotaenia boesemani isolate fMelBoe1 chromosome 5, fMelBoe1.pri, whole genome shotgun sequence genome:
- the LOC121639570 gene encoding C-C motif chemokine 13-like isoform X1: MRTAHILLLCILGAALLSAVNCNNEIVPKECCFTFYPRRLNKTLIKSYRMTDHHCPKSGVIFVTKKLGRQICVDPTLSWAENIMRFVDESSF, from the exons ATGAGGACCGCTCACATCCTTCTGCTCTGCATCCTGGGAGCTGCACTGTTGTCTGCAGTCAACTGCAACA ATGAAATTGTTCCTAAAGAGTGTTGCTTCACATTCTACCCGAGAAGATTGAACAAAACCCTCATCAAATCCTATCGCATGACTGATCACCACTGCCCCAAGTCTGGAGTCAT TTTTGTTACAAAGAAATTAGGTCGTCAGATCTGTGTGGATCCGACTCTGTCCTGGGCCGAGAACATCATGAGGTTCGTGGATGAGAGCTCCTTTTAA
- the LOC121639570 gene encoding C-C motif chemokine 13-like isoform X2 yields MRTAHILLLCILGAALLSAVNCNNAVNPDNCCFEFYPRRLNKNLIKSYELTDHRCPKSGVIFVTKKLGRQICVDPTLSWAENIMRFVDESSF; encoded by the exons ATGAGGACCGCTCACATCCTTCTGCTCTGCATCCTGGGAGCTGCACTGTTGTCTGCAGTCAACTGCAACA ATGCAGTTAATCCTGATAATTGTTGCTTCGAGTTCTACCCGAGAAGATTGAACAAAAACCTCATCAAATCCTATGAACTGACTGATCACCGCTGCCCCAAGTCTGGAGTCAT TTTTGTTACAAAGAAATTAGGTCGTCAGATCTGTGTGGATCCGACTCTGTCCTGGGCCGAGAACATCATGAGGTTCGTGGATGAGAGCTCCTTTTAA
- the LOC121639570 gene encoding C-C motif chemokine 13-like isoform X3 — translation MRTAHILLLCILGVALLSAINCKDEIVPKECCFTFYPRRLNKTLIKSYRMTDHHCPKSGVIFVTKKLGRQICVDPTLSWAENIMRFVDESSF, via the exons ATGAGGACCGCTCACATCCTTCTGCTCTGCATCCTGGGAGTTGCACTGTTGTCTGCAATCAACTGCAAAG ATGAAATTGTTCCTAAAGAGTGTTGCTTCACATTCTACCCGAGAAGATTGAACAAAACCCTCATCAAATCCTATCGCATGACTGATCACCACTGCCCCAAGTCTGGAGTCAT TTTTGTTACAAAGAAATTAGGTCGTCAGATCTGTGTGGATCCGACTCTGTCCTGGGCCGAGAACATCATGAGGTTCGTGGATGAGAGCTCCTTTTAA